The genomic DNA aagaaaatttattagaaaaataaaaaaatatcaagacTTTTTAACAGCTacgtattttaatttattatctgactttgaatagaaaatattaaaaaatttatttaaatatatgatatgtaaatttatatcaatatcTATCTAGATgtaaatttatatcaatatcGAGATTTAAATGTATATCTAAATAAACAACATaacgaaaataaaatatatactaatgcACTAAAAACACAACAAAATCAAGAGATTGTTtgatctaaaattattttaaattattctttaattaattaattatgaaattaattaattaattaattaatatagcgattataaaaatgaatggTAGCTTCACaacaaattataagaaaaaacattacATTTATAGTTAGACATAAACATGTGGACATCTACTAGCTATATTactagaaataattaatattattgctATGGACAGTTTGACCGTATAATTTCACGTCTTACTATTGGTATCACCAATATTAGGTCACCTTTTTTAACTAGTGATTAAGTtccaataataaatttaatttatgagcATTAACTCTTCATTAAAAATATGAGGAGCCATTAATCagtttaacaaatttttctAGGGTTTCTCTTGTTTGTGACTTGAACTCGTATGATAGCTAGGGTTTCAAGTTAAAGCCACATTATGCTTATTGTCGTTTTGGCTCATGTTGCTTCTTTGTGATGTTTCATTTCtaatgttttcatttttatcattttgtgaCAATATATTTTTCATGACCAAGGGCAGAGCTATACTGAAATTTATCCGGGTGAAttctttttttaacaaaatttactCGAATTATCAAGTAAATAACCAAAGTCTAATAGAtcacttatttatatatatatatatataatattttggatcACCAGAGTTACAACTCAGATAACACATAGGGTGGATTCACTCTTGTTCATGACACCGCGATGATGTGTTTATCACTTACAAATGTTAGAATTATagaaattgttatttaatttatcaacttTGTATAATGTGGAATATATGCAACCATTGTCGTATTTTAAGTgaataaaagatattaaaactcaacatcaatatcaatatcaaGAAATCAATAGCGGTAAGGTAAGAAAGGGAAGAAATAACAAAGTTattcaaaatgataaaatattgttCAAGTCCTTATACTTTTCAGTTGTGTAAATTGATCCTTAAACTTTATTCTAGGATAAATATATCTATCTAGTTTAATTTCACAAGATATATATACAAAGAAAAGTGCACTTAAAATTACCAAAATAAGTCAAGACAAAATTCCCCCGTACTTGTAACAgatcatatatatgtatagagATGAACTTGGACGCCTTTCGGTCAATTAACATACAATACTTACAATGCAATCATAAATATGCAATCATAAGTCGAACTTGACCCTCTATTCGTCTTCATTCATCTCTCTCTCCTAACAAACCATCCCTTTAGGTCGTTACTGTTTTCATTAAGATAAGAAAGAGATCAAGAAGAGTAAAACCATGACCTTTAgatatacttaaattttattcactatgggaaaattatttgaagatcaaattaaaacaaatgtATTATTTTCTGTAGTAATTaaacctaacaaattaatagAGGATCTACTATCATGAATATGCATGTTGGATCTTCGGCAGGAGAATTTGTTTTCATGCTTAAGGTGAGCAAAACAGAATGAAATTAAAACGACAATACAACACTATTTTTAGCGTGAAAAACTTTTTctgaaattaaaatgtaaaataccATGGAACTTGAACAAGGCACCTAACAATCCACAATCATCGATAATGTTACAAGTAAAAGTTAATTTTAGATATAACCAAACAGAGATCAATTGCATCAAAATCACACAATAATCTTGACAAATAACAACAAAGAACTGAAAAAGCAAGATCAACCAAGCTTATCAATTCTGCAACTCTGGTTTCTCTTGAATTAACTTAAAACTTTCAAAAAACAGATATTCACCGTTCAAAACGTAGCCACGTAAATAAATAAACTGTCAATGTTTGAAGTCAATCAAACGGTGTAAATTTCGACAAACGAAAATCTTTTCCTAAATGTCAGTCAAATGAAAAATTGGTGTCAAtgtatatataacttttgaAGACCATACTATTTTATATCAATCGACCACCACCTCATTTATTCTAatgatttcacatgtttttcatgcCACGGACTTTTCATTCATAATagtatctcatttttttttatcattgtttCCATTAAATTGCATCACCATGATATTCAATTTTTGACTATATAGGTAGGTTACAATTCGATTTAGCAATACCCATGCTATTCAATGTatcttgattaaataaaaaaatagtcactttaaaaaaaaagtaaaaaaaaaataatgtgcaTCTAAACCTTGAGTATAAGAGAAGTTTACTGCTGGAAATATACACTTTGATTGACAACTCTATTTGTTGGCATGTTGTTGTGCCACAatgatccaaataatttaagaaggttttgaatgtttttaaagaaaaatattgtattcaataatttatattaaaatgttaataactAACTATAATATTGGTACCAAAATAagtgttatatattaatttacaatatacaataatattgaTTAATTGATATTGAAGATTATAAATAGGGGTGTCAATAATTGTATTGTATTTGACTAGTTGTATTCCTCTCATTTTCAGTCATCCATAGGAATATCCCCATTAGGACACCATTTATaccttaaaatttataaataatagttttatcttacaaaaataattgttaaatttgTTATGACACGAATAATTTTAATCCACAccatatataagttaaaataaatattttaatgttaaaaagatTAAGGTAACAATgttaaagtttaatttaattatttctcatgtATGTTCGattatctaacatatataataaaagaaaactcGTCTAGTGTAGGCCAGACTAATGAtgtattttaattcaaaaatataaatggatgaatttaatttaaattttattttactaaatagtaaattaaattatcttatacatgaatataaatattaaaattttcaaaataaataaatgaggaAGGGAAAAGTGTATAAGAAACTGGtctttgtaataatattttaatttagttttgttGGAGGTAGCAGACAGCCAGACACtgtcttattttttattgaagatattaattagttagctataaaaatgtatttaattaagaattaacatattaaaatcACAAATTTGAATCAGATTAGCATCAGATTCCTTGGATTTCCAtccattaaaaaatatacatctGTGCAAGAAGGAAtcctcaaataaataaaagaattcagctcaaaaataaaataattcaacaaaaacattaatcaaAATTAGATAATGTGTTTATACGTTTAATTGCTCAAACAAGCTTATTTGATAAAcggttatttatattaaattttattaattcaaaataacttataaattattattcacaaatcaatttacaatattatctttttaattctatttcatttttaacttaACATTGAAGTTCAATCCAACCAGTCTATTATTCATGATTGTATGCACTGACTTATATTTGAAtcactcattttcttttatcaaacccaaatatatatatatatatatatatatatatatatatatatatatatatatatatattctttttgtGTGTAAGATATTGGTTGTTGCATTTATGTTTCATGTCTACTCAAATATCcacataatatttttctaatttttttttattattttacaagtATAGaagattacatatttattagaaaaaatgagaaaaaacaatataattattaatttcaattttgatacTTTCTTAATCGTTTTGTGAACTAAATctcaaaattaaagttaatcaatgcaataaatgaattaaataaacaaaaaaaaaattaaactatatgtatatttttttaaaaatcaatcatattcaaatatcatttcatcaacccatttcattaaacaaaacttttatttaatatatttaaataatccatagAAAGGAAAAGAgcaaaatattattgaaatatatcAAGTTATTTACCTAATCCAGAAAATCAACTTTAAgtaaatataaagtaataaaatgaatgaaaatatttattagtatatataaatgaagaataaaaaagaattaaaaggCATGACTAATCAGTTACTTTCTTGGAATCAGACAAATGCATTTACTGGCTATTGTCAAAACCAGACACATCTCTTCTTCTTGTAGTGATATGCTCACCAAATATGAACCGGACATGTCCGGTCCAgatctttctcttcttcttcttaaataaGCATCAAATATGAAGATTCCTTAAGAAATTCCTCACCTTTCACCAcacttttagagagagaaagagagatgaaGTTGCATGTAGGTTACTGTGTGAGAGAGAAAACTCCATGTGTAAGATGGGTTGATAAGTATTTCGAAGATTGTCTTTGTAATCTCAATGACTATTTCTCCTTCTCCTTTGGTATTGTAAGTCTCATTTGCTGGGGAATAGCTGAAATCCCTCAAATCGTCACCAATTTCAAATCCAAATCCAGCCATGGAATCTCTCTCATCTTTCTCCTCACTTGGATTGCCGGGTCtgtctttcctttcctttcctttacTTTAAACcccattcttcatttcatcttatTTTCTCCCTTCTTGTTCTTCCTCCAGTGACATCTTCAATTTGGTCGGTTGTCTTCTAGAACCTGCAACAGTAagtatttctctctctatacaTGCTTTTTCAAGATCCTCTGTtctaatcatcatcatcattctcTTGATGCAGTTACCAACCCAGTACTATACAGCCGTGGtaagacaaaaaaaatccaATCTTTATTTCTTGCAATGAATAATGATTAAGATTGATTAATGAAATGTgggttataaatttataatagctTTACACAGCAAGCACTATAATACTAGTGTTACAGAGTATCTACTATGATTACTTCTATTCATGGTGGAAGTCAAGAAAGATGGAGAATCGTCCAAAGGTATCATCTTTAAACATAAACATATGCATTTTCATCACATATAtcaaaaaaatctgattttttctttttatcagaTTCAAGATCATGATAAGAACCCACCAAAACTACAGAAGTCAGTTGATTCAGGGATACCAATCCCTCTTTACAAACAAACAACATCAGCAGTAACCAATAGCTATTATTATGCGTAAGCTGTTTCagatatttttctaattttttccttttttatgcTATTgtaataattctaataataataaacatacaAAAAATCGAATCAGATCGGCAAGATCAATGGCGAGTGGTAGTACACCACCAACATGGTCCTATCTAAGGGCTGCTAGAAGTGGTCCTTCGGTTATGGGTCTTGACCGTGACTACTCATCCTCAGATGACgaaaacaacaacaaccaccgccgccgccgccgacCTTCTTTTGAATCCtctccgccgccgccgccgcctcaGAAATCTCGAACTAAACCCCAACCAATTCCTCGATCTGTAAttacatcatcaaaatccccTTATTTAGAATTTGAACATCATtgattaataattgtttttttttcaggCGGGTAATGCCACGATTCTTGCCTCCTCTCTGGGTTTGCTTCCGGGAAGCAACGCCTTCGTCCAAGCGTATGGAAGAAAGCTCTTACATGAACATgggacgatgatgatgatgaatggCGGCGGCGCCGGCGCCGCCGCTGGACAATGGTTAGGCTGGATGATGGCTGCTATTTACATGGGCGGTCGGATTCCACAAATATGGCTCAAtgtaagtttttttctttttttcttaaacaatACGAGGTTAACGACATATTTCACAAACATACTCTACAAATTGCATTTAACAAGCTCGAATTCAAAACCTTAAAGAGCTCGAATCCAAAACCTTAAAAGTGTGGATTTGAAGTTCGGAAGATGGGATAAAAAAAACTCACTATCAAAACGAgcttttaattcataattttgtgTAAATCATTTGAAAAGTGAGAATTTATtcaattcatataaaaatatcattttcaaaatGATATAGAAAAGTCCCATTATTAATATACATTCTCTTTGTTgcctaataatataataatttgatgtgatgttttgttttgttatttgatGGATGCCAAACAGATTAGAAGAGGGAGTGTTGAGGTACTGACCCCATCTTCcaccttatttaatttaaattaatgggttgtttaattaattaatttaattgaatccAGGGATTGAATCCACTCATGTTTGTATTTGCTCTCATAGCCAATTCGGCTTATGTCGCCAGGTAAGCCTTTTCTCTTCAACCGATAGACTATGAACTAAAAAACatcaattttttgtttgattgagaAAACATTTATCGGTTTGTTTGGATGTGATCAGCATTGTGGTAAGAACAATAGAATGGGACAAAATCAAGGCCAACTTGCCTTGGTTACTAGATGCAGCTGTTTGTGTGGTGCTCGACTTATTTGTATcctttttatttcataaattttggTTGAAATGTGACATATCTTCCTCGaagaataaaacaaacaaacgaAGAAATTCTTAACTTGGATTGAAATTTAGATAATATTGCAGTTTGTATACTACAAGAACTTCAAGAGGAGAAGGGCTTTGGAAGAAGAAAGATTGGTGGATAACAATAAGCCTCTTTTGTCTTAATTAGGGATCAATTAAAGTGTCATTCATCTTAATTTGTTagttacaaaaataaagaatttgatttaTCTTCATTGGAGTGAGTATATGTATGTTGTTGTAGTAGTAAATTTCatttgggtatttttcttttcttttagtaaattagttataaatattcttcatgcttgtatttatttataatatcttatttatatgCTTTCTAGTGCAATTGCTTTCTTTATTTTGGGtacataaaaatgatttttttaagatgaactaaaaattaaaactataattttttcttttaacccGAGTTTATTGTTGAGAAATtcatttttcaagattttataaaagaaaattatatattaattagggtttagggtgaTTTTAGAATTTGTATGAAGTCCAGgctttgaacttatattttgtAGCAAATTGGTATCACAATCTAGAGTTGGGCTTGGATCCATTAGGCCTTTCAAGCTATAGGGCCCATAGTGGACAGTTAACTTTCAGATTCAAGCCCGAATGCATTCTCTTTGAACAAAATGAGCCATCCCATACTGAAGGTAACCAGCCCACACGTTCATTTGTGGCCCGTCAATGATACTTAGTTACAGGCCCGTCCAAGGGTGAGGCAACTATTCTTTTGCATAGGCCCACCCTTAAGTCcccaattttaattaattaatta from Impatiens glandulifera chromosome 9, dImpGla2.1, whole genome shotgun sequence includes the following:
- the LOC124915108 gene encoding uncharacterized protein LOC124915108; translation: MKLHVGYCVREKTPCVRWVDKYFEDCLCNLNDYFSFSFGIVSLICWGIAEIPQIVTNFKSKSSHGISLIFLLTWIAGDIFNLVGCLLEPATLPTQYYTAVLYTASTIILVLQSIYYDYFYSWWKSRKMENRPKIQDHDKNPPKLQKSVDSGIPIPLYKQTTSAVTNSYYYASARSMASGSTPPTWSYLRAARSGPSVMGLDRDYSSSDDENNNNHRRRRRPSFESSPPPPPPQKSRTKPQPIPRSAGNATILASSLGLLPGSNAFVQAYGRKLLHEHGTMMMMNGGGAGAAAGQWLGWMMAAIYMGGRIPQIWLNIRRGSVEGLNPLMFVFALIANSAYVASIVVRTIEWDKIKANLPWLLDAAVCVVLDLFIILQFVYYKNFKRRRALEEERLVDNNKPLLS